In the genome of Streptomyces sp. NBC_00190, one region contains:
- a CDS encoding serine/threonine-protein kinase — protein sequence MGAFAPLQAGDPRQVGRYRIVGRLGRGGMGVVYLGLSSSGRAVAVKVVRAVLADDPGFRQRFFREVEAARKVTGVFTAAVVDAEPEGRPAWLATTYVPGVSLESAVSGYGAWPARSVMALGAALAEALDAVHGADLVHRDLKPSNVLLAADGPRVIDFGISLAAEATKLTESGVVIGTPGFISPEQLVHDTASAASDVFALGAILVYTATGSTPFGSGHGHALNYRVAHLDPDLTGLPPELSDVVERCLDKDPARRPTVPHLVEELAGVSEAAGADGLFTEADWLPGPVAAEIIRVRDEPLPPLPPPSDSDSDSDSGGGSRATRRRILTGLAGAGLVTLVAMTALLSGGPPGDDGRDDAPRRAPARRELWSYALGEGTTLSMVVDGVVYLDGKDTVQALAAGSGEELWNRRGPSDFITVLGASDGMAYYGDKEYVYALKADSGSELWKIKDGGAHPTPRGVGGKTYLSHAASLYALESATGQSIWTKKFDASLRDAWTITEKVVYLTRHDDTLRAVSTGTGDTSWEFKAGSEITSSPVVAGGSVYFGSKDGTLHAVDTATGRETWRARFDGELWDPAVAGGAGDPIVADGVVYFENDGYVCAFTADTGRPLWRYKPGKKDVELLSVAGGIVQFVDNGRYGRTVHSLDTGSGAFLWDEGLGVNATVAGGTLYFEDAGRLHAVSATG from the coding sequence GTGGGGGCGTTCGCACCGTTACAGGCGGGGGATCCCAGGCAGGTCGGGCGGTACCGGATCGTCGGGCGGCTGGGCCGGGGCGGGATGGGTGTGGTGTACCTGGGCCTGTCGTCCAGTGGCCGCGCGGTCGCCGTCAAGGTCGTACGGGCCGTGCTGGCAGACGACCCGGGCTTCCGGCAGCGGTTCTTCCGCGAGGTGGAGGCGGCCCGCAAGGTGACCGGGGTCTTCACCGCCGCGGTGGTGGACGCGGAGCCGGAAGGCAGGCCCGCGTGGCTGGCCACCACGTACGTACCCGGGGTGTCCCTGGAATCGGCGGTGTCCGGGTACGGCGCCTGGCCGGCGCGGTCGGTGATGGCGCTCGGCGCAGCGCTGGCGGAGGCCCTGGACGCCGTCCACGGCGCCGATCTGGTGCACCGCGATCTCAAGCCGTCGAACGTCCTGCTGGCCGCGGACGGCCCTCGCGTGATCGACTTCGGCATCTCGCTGGCGGCCGAGGCCACCAAGCTCACCGAGAGCGGGGTGGTGATCGGCACGCCGGGCTTCATCTCGCCCGAGCAGCTGGTGCACGACACGGCCTCGGCCGCGAGCGACGTGTTCGCCCTCGGCGCCATCCTGGTCTACACGGCGACCGGCTCCACCCCGTTCGGAAGCGGTCACGGGCATGCCCTGAACTACCGTGTGGCCCACTTGGACCCGGACCTTACCGGGCTGCCGCCCGAACTCTCGGACGTCGTCGAGCGCTGCCTGGACAAGGATCCGGCCCGCCGGCCCACCGTGCCGCACCTGGTGGAGGAACTGGCCGGGGTGTCGGAAGCTGCGGGGGCCGACGGCCTGTTCACCGAGGCCGACTGGCTGCCCGGGCCGGTCGCCGCGGAGATCATCCGCGTGCGGGACGAACCGCTGCCCCCGCTCCCGCCGCCTTCCGACTCCGACTCCGACTCCGACTCCGGAGGCGGCAGCCGAGCCACCCGGCGGCGGATCCTGACGGGGCTCGCGGGCGCCGGGCTCGTCACCCTCGTCGCCATGACGGCGCTCCTCTCCGGCGGCCCGCCCGGCGACGACGGGCGGGACGATGCGCCCCGGCGGGCACCGGCGAGGAGAGAACTGTGGTCCTACGCCTTGGGTGAAGGCACGACGCTGTCCATGGTGGTGGACGGCGTCGTGTACCTCGACGGCAAGGACACCGTCCAGGCGCTGGCCGCCGGCAGCGGCGAGGAGTTGTGGAACCGGCGCGGCCCGAGTGACTTCATCACCGTACTGGGGGCCTCCGACGGGATGGCCTACTACGGTGACAAGGAGTACGTGTACGCCCTGAAGGCCGACAGCGGAAGCGAACTCTGGAAGATCAAGGACGGTGGCGCTCATCCGACGCCCAGAGGAGTCGGCGGCAAAACCTATCTGAGCCACGCCGCGAGCCTGTACGCGTTGGAGTCGGCCACCGGGCAGTCGATCTGGACGAAGAAGTTCGACGCTTCCCTGCGGGACGCCTGGACCATTACCGAAAAGGTCGTCTACCTCACGCGACACGACGACACCCTGCGCGCGGTGAGCACCGGGACGGGCGACACGTCGTGGGAGTTCAAGGCGGGCAGTGAGATCACGTCGTCCCCCGTCGTCGCGGGCGGATCCGTCTACTTCGGCAGCAAGGACGGAACCCTGCACGCGGTGGACACCGCAACCGGCCGGGAGACCTGGAGAGCCCGCTTCGACGGGGAGTTGTGGGATCCGGCCGTGGCGGGCGGGGCGGGGGATCCGATCGTCGCCGACGGCGTGGTCTATTTCGAGAACGACGGATACGTGTGCGCCTTCACCGCAGACACCGGAAGGCCACTGTGGCGGTACAAGCCGGGCAAGAAGGATGTGGAGCTGCTGTCCGTCGCGGGCGGCATCGTCCAGTTCGTCGACAACGGAAGGTACGGCCGCACCGTGCACTCCCTGGACACCGGCAGCGGCGCATTCCTGTGGGACGAGGGCCTGGGCGTGAACGCGACCGTCGCGGGCGGCACGCTCTACTTCGAGGATGCCGGGCGTCTGCACGCCGTCTCGGCCACCGGCTGA
- a CDS encoding CapA family protein: protein MTKCTRQAVALLSALLLSAAAGCSAAGGSTPARLADSGGPAAASTAAGAPAAKGFTLVASGDVLPHTSVIQRAANDAGGDGHDFKPMFSGVKSVVSGADLALCHMETIYGEEDGPFSGYPAFVSPPSVADALKDTGYDGCSTASNHTLDDGADGLRRTLDRFDKVGLKHAGSARTAAEAATVTTYTAGSAKVAHLAYTYDTNGYPLPQGQPWAVKLMEQDKIVADARAARKAGADVVLVSLHWGTEWQTDPDEKQLSLGKALTASQTGGRPDIDMILGTHAHIPQAYEKVNGTWIIYGMGDQVAGEMFNYSGARDMRGNYGSIGRFTFAPPAAAGQRWQVTKAQFVPQMMDLSIGRVVNLPAALAKDPDQSDYETARDEISEAVLGRGAAKDGLTMAE from the coding sequence ATGACCAAGTGCACCCGGCAGGCCGTCGCCCTCCTCTCGGCGCTGCTGCTGTCGGCGGCCGCGGGCTGTTCGGCCGCGGGGGGATCGACGCCGGCCCGCCTCGCGGACTCCGGCGGACCGGCCGCCGCCTCCACCGCCGCCGGGGCTCCCGCGGCCAAGGGCTTCACACTGGTCGCGAGCGGCGACGTGCTGCCGCACACCTCGGTCATCCAGCGGGCGGCGAACGACGCGGGCGGCGACGGGCACGACTTCAAGCCGATGTTCTCCGGGGTCAAGTCCGTGGTCTCCGGGGCCGACCTGGCCCTCTGCCACATGGAGACCATCTACGGGGAGGAGGACGGGCCCTTCTCCGGCTATCCGGCCTTCGTCTCCCCGCCGAGCGTGGCCGACGCGCTGAAGGACACCGGATACGACGGCTGCTCCACGGCCTCGAACCACACCCTGGACGACGGGGCCGACGGGCTGCGCCGCACGCTGGACCGGTTCGACAAGGTCGGTCTGAAGCACGCCGGTTCGGCCCGTACGGCGGCCGAGGCGGCCACGGTGACCACGTACACGGCGGGCTCCGCGAAGGTCGCGCACCTCGCGTACACCTACGACACCAACGGGTACCCGCTGCCGCAGGGACAGCCGTGGGCGGTCAAGCTGATGGAGCAGGACAAGATCGTCGCGGATGCGCGGGCGGCCCGGAAGGCGGGCGCCGACGTGGTCCTGGTCAGCCTCCACTGGGGCACGGAGTGGCAGACCGACCCGGACGAGAAGCAGCTCTCCCTCGGCAAGGCGCTGACCGCCTCGCAGACCGGCGGCCGCCCGGACATCGACATGATCCTGGGCACGCACGCGCACATCCCGCAGGCGTACGAGAAGGTCAACGGGACCTGGATCATCTACGGCATGGGCGACCAGGTCGCCGGCGAGATGTTCAACTATTCGGGCGCGCGGGACATGCGCGGCAACTACGGTTCGATCGGCCGCTTCACCTTCGCCCCGCCGGCCGCCGCCGGACAGCGCTGGCAGGTCACCAAGGCCCAGTTCGTGCCGCAGATGATGGACCTGTCCATCGGCCGGGTCGTCAACCTGCCCGCCGCTCTGGCCAAGGATCCCGACCAGAGCGACTACGAGACCGCCCGGGACGAGATCAGCGAGGCCGTCCTCGGCCGTGGCGCGGCCAAGGACGGCCTCACGATGGCCGAGTAG
- the lysX gene encoding bifunctional lysylphosphatidylglycerol synthetase/lysine--tRNA ligase LysX produces the protein MSATVEDTRGTRNRFLNRVPDGFGAFFGALGLLCALLALSPTLRRLLRHVVRFIDLIVVPVSANLAYAVFLFLLAAALGTRKKVAWWIVVTYLALLMLDDVLDMAIGDYWIGVPSMALAVAAMAVLIAARDEFYAASRPGALWRAMIVLGLGMLAAVLLGWGLVALFPGTLPKGQWLDWAAKQVFGGLFSARQFDGRPPRPLYFLLGLFGAVALLNAAMTLFRSQRLTAALHGDEEPRIRALLGAYGRNDSLGYFATRRDKAVVFAPNGKAAVTYRVEAGVCLASGDPVGDPAAWTPAVDAWLAVARRYGWQPAVMGASEDGATAYARSGLSALQLGDEAILHVAHFDLDGRDMRVTRQAVNRVKRTRATTVIRRHSALSQDEMQRIVESADKWRDTETERGFSMALDRLGDRADGDCLLVEAFDADGELIALLSFVPWGKDGISLDLMRRDRTAPNGIMEFMVAQLCAAAPGLGVRRISLNFAVFRSAFEEGGRIGAGPVLKLWRRLLLFFSRWWQLEALYRSNVKYGPEWYPRFLCYQDAGSLARVSLASGIAEGFVSVPSLRTLWGNGHPKGLTNPATTEGLPSIASMNLDAVREEGVGAPAERLPEQVRVRHDKLERIRAAGTDPYPVGIPGRTHTVAELRAELKAAHPGHPPGTRSGEQATLAGRVMLVRDLGGVVFAVLRDWSGDIQLMFTRDEAGAGVLDSFTSQVDFGDQVVASGQAGTSKSGEPSLVVRSWALIGKCLRPLPDKRKGLADPEARVRRRYLDLVASPEARDVVRARSSAVQALRQGLLERGYLEVETPMLQQIHGGANARPFRTHINAYDLDLYLRIAPELYLKRLCVGGMEKVFEMGRTFRNEGVSYKHNPEFTMLEAYQAFADYDVMLDLTRELIQGAATAAFGSPVAHKAGPDGKLVVHDISGSWPVKTMYGAISEALGEEVDADTEEQVLRRLCDRAAVPHAPEDTRGDVVLEMYERLVEERTQLPTFYKDFPTDVSPLTRQHREDPRLAERWDLVAFGTELGTAYSELTDPVEQRRRLTAQSLLAAGGDPEAMELDNDFLDALEYAMPPTGGLGIGVDRLVMFLTGLTIRETLPFPLVRRG, from the coding sequence ATGAGTGCCACCGTGGAGGACACGCGCGGAACCCGGAACCGCTTCCTGAACCGGGTGCCGGACGGATTCGGGGCGTTCTTCGGAGCGCTCGGTCTGCTGTGCGCTCTGCTGGCGCTCTCCCCGACGCTCCGGCGTCTGCTGCGGCACGTCGTGCGCTTCATCGACCTCATCGTCGTCCCGGTCAGCGCGAACCTCGCCTACGCCGTCTTCCTCTTCCTGCTCGCGGCGGCCCTCGGCACCCGCAAGAAGGTCGCCTGGTGGATCGTCGTCACCTATCTGGCCCTGCTGATGCTCGACGACGTGCTGGACATGGCCATCGGCGACTACTGGATCGGCGTCCCCTCCATGGCTCTCGCCGTCGCCGCCATGGCCGTGCTGATCGCCGCCCGGGACGAGTTCTACGCGGCCTCCCGGCCCGGGGCCCTGTGGCGGGCCATGATCGTGCTCGGGCTCGGCATGCTCGCCGCCGTGCTGCTGGGCTGGGGGCTCGTCGCCCTGTTCCCCGGCACCCTGCCCAAGGGCCAGTGGCTGGACTGGGCCGCCAAGCAGGTCTTCGGCGGCCTCTTCTCGGCCCGCCAGTTCGACGGCCGGCCGCCCCGTCCCCTGTACTTCCTGCTCGGCCTCTTCGGCGCCGTCGCCCTGCTGAACGCCGCCATGACCCTGTTCCGTTCCCAGCGCCTGACCGCAGCCCTGCACGGGGACGAGGAGCCCCGCATCCGCGCCCTGCTCGGCGCCTACGGCCGTAACGACTCCCTCGGCTACTTCGCCACCCGGCGCGACAAGGCCGTCGTGTTCGCCCCCAACGGCAAGGCCGCCGTCACCTACCGCGTCGAAGCCGGAGTCTGCCTCGCCAGCGGCGACCCGGTGGGCGACCCCGCCGCCTGGACCCCGGCCGTCGACGCCTGGCTGGCCGTCGCCCGCCGGTACGGCTGGCAGCCCGCCGTCATGGGCGCCTCCGAGGACGGCGCCACCGCCTACGCACGCTCCGGACTCAGCGCGCTCCAGCTCGGCGACGAGGCCATCCTCCACGTCGCCCACTTCGACCTCGACGGCCGTGACATGCGCGTCACCCGCCAGGCCGTCAACCGCGTCAAGCGCACCCGTGCCACCACCGTGATCCGGCGCCACTCCGCCCTTTCCCAGGACGAGATGCAGAGGATCGTGGAGAGCGCCGACAAATGGCGCGACACCGAGACCGAACGCGGCTTCTCCATGGCCCTCGACCGCCTCGGCGACCGGGCCGACGGGGACTGCCTGCTGGTCGAGGCCTTCGACGCCGACGGCGAGCTGATCGCCCTGCTCTCCTTCGTCCCCTGGGGCAAGGACGGCATCTCCCTGGACCTGATGCGCCGCGACCGCACCGCCCCCAACGGGATCATGGAATTCATGGTCGCCCAGCTCTGCGCCGCCGCGCCGGGCCTGGGCGTGCGCCGGATCTCCCTCAACTTCGCCGTCTTCCGCTCCGCGTTCGAGGAAGGCGGCCGGATCGGCGCCGGCCCCGTCCTCAAACTGTGGCGCAGGCTGCTGCTCTTCTTCTCCCGCTGGTGGCAGCTGGAGGCGCTGTACCGCTCGAACGTCAAATACGGCCCCGAGTGGTACCCCCGGTTCCTCTGCTACCAGGACGCCGGCTCGCTCGCCCGGGTCAGCCTCGCCTCCGGCATCGCCGAGGGCTTCGTCTCCGTACCCAGCCTGCGCACCCTGTGGGGCAACGGCCACCCCAAGGGCCTCACCAACCCCGCCACCACCGAGGGGCTGCCCTCCATCGCCTCCATGAACCTCGACGCCGTGAGGGAGGAGGGCGTGGGCGCCCCCGCCGAGCGGCTGCCCGAGCAGGTGCGCGTGCGCCACGACAAGCTGGAGCGCATCAGGGCCGCCGGCACCGACCCCTACCCCGTCGGCATCCCCGGCCGCACCCACACGGTGGCCGAGCTGCGGGCCGAACTGAAGGCCGCGCACCCCGGCCACCCGCCCGGCACCCGCTCCGGCGAACAGGCCACCCTCGCCGGACGGGTCATGCTCGTACGCGACCTCGGCGGCGTCGTCTTCGCCGTCCTGCGCGACTGGTCCGGGGACATACAGCTGATGTTCACCCGCGACGAGGCCGGGGCCGGCGTACTGGACTCCTTCACCTCCCAGGTCGACTTCGGCGACCAGGTGGTCGCGAGCGGCCAGGCGGGCACCAGCAAGTCCGGAGAACCGTCCCTCGTCGTCCGGTCCTGGGCGCTCATCGGCAAGTGCCTGCGGCCCCTCCCCGACAAGCGCAAGGGACTTGCCGACCCGGAGGCCCGCGTCCGGCGCCGCTACCTCGACCTCGTCGCGAGCCCCGAAGCGCGCGACGTCGTACGGGCCCGTTCCAGCGCGGTGCAGGCCCTGCGCCAGGGGCTCCTGGAGCGCGGCTATCTGGAGGTCGAGACCCCGATGCTCCAGCAGATCCACGGCGGCGCCAACGCCCGCCCCTTCCGCACCCACATCAACGCCTACGACCTCGACCTGTACCTGCGCATCGCGCCCGAGCTGTACCTCAAGCGGCTGTGCGTCGGCGGCATGGAGAAGGTCTTCGAGATGGGCCGCACCTTCCGCAACGAAGGCGTCTCCTACAAGCACAACCCCGAGTTCACGATGCTGGAGGCCTACCAGGCCTTCGCCGACTACGACGTCATGCTCGACCTCACGCGCGAGCTGATCCAGGGCGCCGCCACCGCCGCCTTCGGCTCGCCCGTCGCGCACAAGGCGGGGCCGGACGGGAAGCTCGTCGTCCACGACATCTCGGGGTCCTGGCCGGTGAAGACTATGTACGGGGCGATCAGCGAGGCCCTCGGAGAGGAGGTCGACGCCGACACCGAGGAGCAGGTCCTGCGCCGGCTGTGCGACCGGGCGGCCGTCCCGCACGCCCCCGAGGACACCCGCGGTGACGTGGTCCTGGAGATGTACGAGCGGCTGGTGGAGGAGCGGACCCAGCTGCCCACCTTCTACAAGGACTTCCCGACCGACGTCTCGCCGCTCACCCGCCAGCACCGCGAGGACCCGCGGCTCGCCGAGCGGTGGGACCTGGTCGCCTTCGGCACGGAACTGGGCACCGCCTACTCGGAGCTGACCGACCCCGTCGAGCAGCGGCGCCGGCTCACCGCGCAGTCCCTGCTCGCGGCGGGCGGCGACCCGGAGGCGATGGAGCTCGACAACGACTTCCTGGACGCGCTGGAGTACGCGATGCCGCCGACCGGTGGTCTGGGCATCGGTGTGGACCGTCTCGTCATGTTCCTCACGGGGCTCACGATCCGCGAGACGCTCCCCTTCCCCCTGGTACGGCGCGGCTGA
- a CDS encoding universal stress protein, translated as MTEHVNTGFERGTDGPKVILAGVDGSESSMRAAAYAAGLARRQNALLALVYVQPVMPAGASLGAPVADTTGEIAEGLVADIREAAERLKGIYEVRWQFHTFRGDPYAGLVSAAEQLTADAVVVGASEQAGHRIVGSVAIRLVKAGRWPVTVVP; from the coding sequence GTGACTGAGCACGTGAACACGGGATTCGAACGCGGTACCGACGGCCCGAAGGTGATCCTGGCCGGGGTCGACGGATCGGAGTCCTCGATGCGGGCGGCGGCCTACGCGGCGGGGCTGGCCAGGCGGCAGAACGCACTGCTGGCGCTGGTGTACGTCCAGCCGGTGATGCCGGCCGGCGCCTCGCTGGGCGCGCCGGTGGCCGACACCACCGGGGAGATCGCAGAGGGTCTCGTCGCCGACATCCGCGAGGCGGCGGAACGCCTCAAGGGCATCTACGAGGTGCGCTGGCAGTTCCACACCTTCCGCGGCGACCCGTACGCGGGCCTGGTGAGCGCGGCGGAGCAGCTGACGGCGGACGCGGTGGTGGTCGGCGCCTCCGAACAGGCCGGCCACCGCATCGTGGGCTCGGTGGCGATCCGCCTGGTCAAGGCCGGCCGCTGGCCCGTGACCGTGGTCCCGTAG
- a CDS encoding Fpg/Nei family DNA glycosylase, giving the protein MPELPEVEALREYLDEHLAGRVVERVLPLAVSVLKTYDPPLTALEGQTAGATARHGKFLAMRIGELHLVTHLARAGWLRWQDTLPAQPPRPGKGPLALRVVLEGGGGFDLTEAGTQKRLAVYVVRDPQEVPGIARLGPDPLAESFDREAFAALLAGERRQIKGVLRDQSVIAGIGNAYSDEILHHAKMSPFKLAASLDEDQVTHLHAAVRDTLREAVERTHGVAAGQLKAEKKSGLRVHGRAGEPCPVCGDTVRSVSFADSSLEYCPTCQTGGKPLADRRLSRLLK; this is encoded by the coding sequence ATGCCGGAGCTGCCCGAGGTCGAGGCCCTGCGCGAGTACCTCGACGAACACCTCGCCGGACGGGTGGTCGAGCGCGTCCTCCCGCTCGCCGTGAGCGTGCTCAAGACGTACGACCCGCCGCTGACCGCTCTCGAAGGGCAGACGGCCGGGGCCACCGCCCGCCACGGCAAGTTCCTGGCCATGCGGATCGGTGAGCTCCACCTCGTCACGCACCTGGCCCGGGCCGGCTGGCTGCGCTGGCAGGACACCCTGCCCGCGCAGCCGCCGCGTCCCGGCAAGGGGCCGCTGGCGCTGCGGGTCGTCCTGGAGGGCGGTGGCGGCTTCGACCTCACCGAGGCGGGGACCCAGAAACGGCTCGCGGTGTACGTCGTACGGGACCCCCAGGAGGTGCCCGGGATCGCCCGGCTCGGCCCCGACCCGCTCGCCGAGTCCTTCGACCGGGAGGCCTTCGCCGCCCTGCTGGCGGGGGAGCGGCGGCAGATCAAGGGCGTGCTGCGGGACCAGAGCGTCATCGCGGGCATCGGAAACGCCTACAGCGACGAGATCCTGCACCACGCGAAGATGTCGCCGTTCAAGCTGGCCGCCTCCCTCGACGAGGACCAGGTGACCCACCTCCACGCCGCCGTCCGGGACACCCTGCGCGAGGCCGTCGAGCGGACGCACGGGGTGGCGGCTGGACAGCTCAAGGCCGAGAAGAAGAGCGGGCTGCGGGTGCACGGCCGGGCCGGGGAGCCGTGTCCGGTGTGCGGGGACACCGTGCGCTCGGTGTCCTTCGCCGACTCCTCGCTCGAGTACTGCCCCACGTGCCAGACCGGCGGCAAGCCGCTGGCCGACCGGCGGCTCTCCCGCCTCCTCAAATAG
- a CDS encoding serine/threonine-protein kinase, which produces MGAFEPPEAEDPRQVGRYRIIGRLGRGGMGDVYLGRSPGGRAVAVKVVRAELAEDPVFRRRFVREVEAARKVTGFFTAAVVDADPEGTPPWLATQYVPGMSLTAAVSAYGPWRASSVLALGAALAEALEAVHGADLVHRDLKPSNVLLAADGPRVIDFGISLAAEATQLTRTGATLGTPGFMSPEQLAGREIGAASDVFALGAVLAYTATGSGPFGSGSAHAVNYRAAHGEADLTGLPSELVGVVSRCLAKDPARRPKVPQLVEELGRASQRARAAGASTSVDWLPGQVTAEITRVEAQSLIAPTGHATVEGPPPTAFATSQLLAGPADQPPPPGSEAGGRSRRFTRGRALAVLAVIAVLVAAVVTAMLLPDRGPGAPRAEQPAAPVLKQLWADGHGATSPPVVRNGTVHAGSGGTVYALDAGTGATRWKYDRTVGGVGPLTVTDQGVYFSGSRSSSPDDESHRVYAVNAGTGARLWEFTPDEVVGSAVLVEGGIAYFHTMKLGNGSTGSTLYAVDAATGELVWSHGTAFETSLAVDDGVVYYGAFDVKGSYVHALDAATGRELWNVQVIEGVQGRMSPLTLADRVVYYGAQGHLYALDAGTGSLRWKTRTDLPDYPEPQKPVVAAGVVYLGVNDESEGGYGKVVAADAASGKVLWSRRLPHGDAPPAVVAGTVYISTDSGDLHLLDARDGRSLGQVHLADRADLKVTVTDNTAYFDGGDGRLHAATITR; this is translated from the coding sequence GTGGGAGCGTTCGAACCGCCGGAGGCGGAGGATCCGAGGCAGGTCGGGCGGTACCGCATCATCGGTCGCCTGGGCCGGGGCGGGATGGGCGACGTCTATCTGGGCCGGTCACCGGGTGGCCGCGCCGTGGCGGTGAAGGTCGTGCGGGCCGAGCTCGCGGAGGATCCCGTCTTCCGGCGCCGGTTCGTCCGCGAGGTGGAGGCGGCCCGCAAAGTGACGGGGTTCTTCACCGCGGCCGTGGTCGACGCCGATCCGGAGGGCACACCGCCGTGGTTGGCCACCCAGTACGTACCGGGGATGTCCCTGACGGCAGCCGTGTCCGCGTACGGCCCCTGGCGGGCGAGCTCGGTCCTGGCTCTGGGGGCGGCTCTGGCCGAGGCGCTGGAGGCCGTGCACGGCGCCGATCTGGTGCACCGCGATCTCAAGCCGTCGAACGTCCTGCTTGCCGCGGATGGCCCTCGCGTGATCGACTTCGGCATCTCGCTGGCGGCCGAGGCCACCCAGCTCACCCGGACCGGGGCGACGCTCGGCACCCCCGGCTTCATGTCGCCCGAGCAGCTGGCGGGCCGCGAGATCGGGGCCGCAAGCGACGTGTTCGCCCTCGGTGCCGTCCTGGCCTACACGGCGACCGGGTCGGGCCCGTTCGGATCCGGCTCGGCCCACGCCGTCAACTACCGGGCGGCCCACGGGGAAGCGGACCTGACCGGCCTGCCATCCGAGCTGGTCGGCGTGGTGAGCCGGTGTCTGGCCAAGGATCCGGCTCGACGACCCAAGGTGCCGCAGCTGGTGGAGGAGCTGGGCCGGGCGTCGCAGAGGGCGCGGGCCGCCGGCGCGTCCACGTCGGTCGACTGGCTGCCGGGGCAGGTGACGGCCGAGATCACCCGGGTGGAGGCCCAATCACTGATCGCGCCCACGGGACACGCCACGGTCGAAGGTCCTCCCCCCACCGCGTTCGCGACGTCGCAGCTCCTGGCAGGACCGGCGGATCAGCCCCCGCCGCCCGGGTCCGAAGCCGGCGGGCGGAGTCGACGGTTCACACGGGGCCGGGCTCTGGCGGTGCTCGCGGTCATCGCCGTCCTGGTCGCCGCCGTCGTCACCGCGATGCTCCTCCCGGACCGGGGACCGGGCGCCCCCCGGGCCGAGCAGCCCGCGGCACCGGTGCTCAAGCAGCTCTGGGCCGACGGGCACGGCGCGACCTCGCCACCGGTGGTCAGGAACGGAACGGTCCACGCGGGCAGCGGCGGCACCGTCTACGCCCTGGACGCCGGCACCGGCGCAACCCGGTGGAAGTACGACCGGACGGTGGGCGGCGTGGGCCCCCTGACCGTCACCGACCAGGGGGTCTATTTCAGCGGTTCCCGCTCGTCATCCCCTGACGACGAGAGCCACCGCGTCTACGCCGTGAACGCCGGCACCGGCGCCCGCTTGTGGGAGTTCACACCCGACGAGGTGGTGGGTTCCGCCGTGCTCGTGGAGGGTGGGATCGCCTACTTCCACACCATGAAGCTCGGCAACGGAAGCACGGGCAGCACCCTGTACGCGGTGGATGCCGCCACCGGCGAGTTGGTGTGGAGCCACGGCACCGCGTTTGAGACCTCACTGGCCGTCGACGACGGGGTGGTCTACTACGGGGCCTTTGACGTGAAGGGCTCCTATGTCCACGCCCTCGACGCCGCCACGGGGAGGGAGCTGTGGAACGTTCAGGTCATCGAAGGCGTCCAGGGGAGGATGAGTCCGCTCACCCTGGCCGACCGGGTCGTCTACTACGGCGCCCAGGGCCACTTGTACGCCCTGGACGCCGGCACCGGCAGCCTGCGGTGGAAGACCCGGACCGATCTCCCCGACTACCCGGAACCGCAGAAGCCGGTCGTGGCAGCCGGTGTCGTCTACCTCGGCGTGAACGACGAGAGCGAAGGGGGGTACGGCAAAGTGGTCGCAGCCGACGCCGCATCCGGCAAGGTGCTGTGGAGCCGTCGACTGCCCCATGGGGATGCGCCGCCCGCGGTCGTGGCCGGAACCGTGTACATCAGTACCGACTCCGGAGACCTCCACCTCCTGGACGCCAGGGACGGCCGCTCATTGGGGCAGGTGCACCTGGCCGATCGCGCCGACCTGAAGGTGACCGTCACCGACAACACGGCCTACTTCGACGGCGGTGACGGCCGCCTGCACGCGGCCACGATCACCCGCTGA
- a CDS encoding sigma-70 family RNA polymerase sigma factor — protein MPLSPTLRRTDPDALAELQRDHGRALFGFLVGLTAGDAQRAEDLVQETLVRVWQHPEVLSSGHDSMRPWLFTVARRLAIDARRARLSRPQEVDPEGLEQAPAPEDAVAGSVTAIDVRRAVGCLGQEHREVLMQVYFQDRSVAEAAAELGIPAGTVKSRTYYALRALRKDLQGYGYGLGA, from the coding sequence GTGCCGCTCTCCCCCACCCTCCGGCGTACCGATCCCGACGCACTGGCCGAACTCCAGCGCGACCACGGGCGGGCCCTGTTCGGCTTCCTGGTCGGGCTCACCGCCGGGGACGCCCAGCGGGCGGAGGACCTCGTACAGGAGACCCTCGTACGGGTCTGGCAGCATCCGGAGGTCCTGTCGAGCGGGCACGATTCCATGCGGCCCTGGCTGTTCACGGTCGCCCGGCGGCTCGCGATCGACGCGCGGCGGGCCCGGCTGTCACGGCCGCAGGAGGTGGACCCGGAGGGGCTGGAGCAGGCGCCCGCTCCCGAGGACGCGGTGGCCGGGTCGGTCACGGCGATCGACGTCCGCCGGGCCGTCGGGTGCCTGGGCCAGGAGCACCGCGAGGTACTGATGCAGGTCTACTTCCAGGACCGGTCGGTGGCCGAGGCCGCCGCCGAGCTGGGGATCCCGGCCGGGACCGTCAAATCCCGTACGTACTACGCCCTGCGCGCCCTGCGGAAGGACCTCCAGGGGTACGGATACGGCCTCGGCGCCTGA